DNA sequence from the Malus domestica chromosome 11, GDT2T_hap1 genome:
TCAAGGTATGTTTCCTAGCCAACATATCTCTGTGTTATTGTTTCTACATATCATCCAGAATCCCAAAGGGCATCCTCAggctcctctctctcctccccatCCTCTACCTCTTCATCCTCCTCCCCTTAAACCTCCATTCCTTCCACCTTGGTGGGCCCACCACCTTCTTGCTCGTCTGGCTTGCCACCTTTAAGCTCCTCCTCTTCTCCTTTGATCATGGCCCTCTATCTTCTCCACCCCCACTACCCCTCTTCCAATTCATCTCCCTAGCTATCCTCCCAATCAAAATCAAGCAAAACCCACCTCAAAAATCACCCTCAAATCAGAACCCAGATCACAAAATCCCCCCAAACGCCACAAAATCAGACAACACAAGTTACCCAATTggtaaaaagtcaattctgttTGCTGTAAAAGCCTTGCTTTTGGCTTTGGTCGTCGGATCATATGACTATAGGCAACATTTACACCCGTATGTTATATTGGCTTTGTACTGCTGCCACCTGTACCTGGGGCTAGAAATTTTGCTACCCCTGTTTGCGACCCCGGCTCGAGCCGTTTTTGGATTTGAGCTCGAGCCGCATTCCAACGAGCCTTACCTTTCCACTTCGCTTCAAGACTTTTGGGGCCGTAGATGGAAC
Encoded proteins:
- the LOC103430078 gene encoding long-chain-alcohol O-fatty-acyltransferase-like, which translates into the protein MEGEIYNFIKVCFLANISLCYCFYISSRIPKGILRLLSLLPILYLFILLPLNLHSFHLGGPTTFLLVWLATFKLLLFSFDHGPLSSPPPLPLFQFISLAILPIKIKQNPPQKSPSNQNPDHKIPPNATKSDNTSYPIGKKSILFAVKALLLALVVGSYDYRQHLHPYVILALYCCHLYLGLEILLPLFATPARAVFGFELEPHSNEPYLSTSLQDFWGRRWNLMVTKILRPTTYYPVRNVFTRVVGPRLARFLAMMSTFVVSGLMHEVIYYYLARVPPTWEVTWFFVLHGVCVAIEVEVKKAVANRWRLKPVVSWPLTLLFLAVTANWLFFPQLLRNGVDVKAINEYPVMVDFVKSHLPLNFNWWKS